From the Amblyraja radiata isolate CabotCenter1 chromosome 26, sAmbRad1.1.pri, whole genome shotgun sequence genome, one window contains:
- the cbx4 gene encoding E3 SUMO-protein ligase CBX4: MELPAAGEHVFAVESIEKKRIRKGRVEYLVKWRGWSPKYNTWEPEENILDPRLLLAFQHRERHEQSMGYRKRGPKPKHLLVQLPAFARRSNVPSELQDTYVEDERSKNDIQQQTFKRKYQLNSQKLHQYKPCNTEEQRQHQVTKHYYQLNSKKHHHYQPDIMYSNQQADCHRSESELNQEQHQSTHEQEALHSLMKSGSHTRVVGSERPVIKEIELKSGNGPEIAKESVKNNGMNGRMKIVKNKNKNGRIVIVMSKYMDNGIQSTKDKHSKSGDGGNESVASKTGERELWTVKNGHGKGSAVEERAEKVKDNKVENGRKDAIMAINVNKKAEDEKDGHVSTVVVKEKAVSAQNKNLNGEAAGTERDEAANMKELRSQKDQYPMDQRQCEKPNTMRWSCDSEDSSRDGLYSNLPHSRKRYLSEPIVDSEAKKPMTCRSISVPGSAVQLEQEDLIETEAVDGYRHVGMDGILDSNPEQPIDLSCVKSRPVPQTATAQPVEVEEKEEAAKGEKQYPWTGLKPYLGNLIITDVTANCLTVTFKEYVTV, encoded by the exons ATGGAGTTGCCAGCCGCGGGGGAGCACGTATTCGCCGTGGAGAGCATCGAGAAAAAGCGCATCAGGAAG GGAAGAGTCGAATACCTGGTGAAATGGAGGGGATGGTCTCCCAA ATACAACACGTGGGAACCTGAGGAGAATATCCTCGACCCTCGACTGCTCCTGGCTTTCCAACACAG AGAAAGGCATGAACAGTCGATGGGTTACCGTAAACGAGGGCCTAAACCCAAACACCTACTGGTTCAG CTGCCAGCTTTTGCTCGACGTTCAAATGTCCCTTCAGAATTACAGGATACTTACGTCGAAGATGAACGATCAAAGAATGACATCCAGCAACAGACCTTCAAACGTAAATATCAATTGAACAGTCAAAAGCTTCATCAGTACAAACCCTGTAACACAGAGGAACAACGCCAACACCAGGTCACCAAACATTATTACCAACTCAACAGCAAGAAACATCATCATTATCAGCCAGACATTATGTATTCCAATCAGCAAGCTGATTGCCATAGGAGTGAATCTGAATTAAACCAGGAGCAACATCAGTCTACTCACGAACAGGAAGCATTGCACAGTTTAATGAAGAGTGGAAGTCATACTCGTGTTGTAGGTTCGGAGAGGCCAGTGATCAAGGAAATTGAATTGAAATCTGGAAATGGGCCAGAAATAGCCAAGGAAAGCGTGAAAAACAATGGCATGAATGGTAGAATGAAGATagtgaaaaataaaaacaaaaatggtAGGATAGTAATAGTAATGAGCAAGTACATGGATAATGGGATACAGTCGACTAAAGATAAGCATAGtaagagtggggatggagggaaTGAATCAGTGGCAAGCAAGACTGGAGAACGAGAGTTATGGACAGTCAAGAACGGTCATGGCAAAGGTTCAGCGGTCGAGGAGAGAGCAGAGAAGGTCAAGGATAATAAAGTCGAAAATGGGCGGAAAGACGCAATAATGGCTATTAATGTAAACAAAAAGGCAGAGGATGAAAAGGATGGTCATGTTTCAACTGTGGTGGTTAAAGAGAAAGCTGTTTCAGCACAAAATAAAAATTTGAATGGGGAGGCAGCTGGCACAGAAAGAGATGAAGCGGCTAATATGAAAGAGTTGAGAAGTCAAAAGGATCAGTACCCCATGGACCAGAGGCAATGTGAAAAACCAAATACAATGCGATGGTCCTGTGATTCAGAAGACTCCAGTAGGGATGGGCTTTACTCCAATTTGCCCCATTCCAGAAAGCGCTATCTGTCGGAACCCATTGTGGACAGTGAGGCCAAAAAGCCAATGACGTGCAGAAGTATCAGTGTCCCAGGCAGTGCGGTCCAACTGGAGCAAGAGGACCTGATCGAGACGGAGGCAGTCGATGGCTATCGACATGTGGGAATGGATGGAATTTTGGACTCAAATCCCGAACAACCAATTGACCTGAGCTGCGTCAAATCCAGGCCGGTGCCTCAGACAGCGACAGCACAACCGGTGGAAGTCGAGGAGAAAGAAGAAGCAGCAAAGGGGGAGAAGCAATATCCCTGGACGGGACTGAAACCTTACCTGGGAAATCTGATCATCACAGATGTCACAGCAAACTGCCTCACAGTTACATTCAAGGAATATGTAACTGTTTGA